In one Culex quinquefasciatus strain JHB chromosome 2, VPISU_Cqui_1.0_pri_paternal, whole genome shotgun sequence genomic region, the following are encoded:
- the LOC6047093 gene encoding kelch-like protein 25 has product MSNKVEITGGDKMDDEIMADFSQRFNEMRLRSHLVDCTFKVNGGDKLYNCHKLILAAASPVFEAMFYGALAEKQTVKIADIRPCVFERMLDFIYVGTVDFDAIVNIEETLELYYCAQKYMIDSLHKQCVNYFGNNIKPNNVLKILDIAYSMNLEDIIFSCLCVLKHFLSSGMSLSNIILESSHHLSKSCVDLILEDNYEVKDNIICMIRAWCITECEQNRLEMCSDSLKTVLQDIELPDKLKDTIVDCSFTSFQPITTGDKYSWTPIQRIHYKAVRPLIIGDEMSFEASLTCNRFIVLKSLSANTRLTPQLLTLDLQRRDTYTENVTVEICSKFNNKVETIYQEQHLICDVPFNTSMEVKLEHQIVLFPDIAYLVRIKWGPESLGYEYPRSILSSYGKSKNFRVNFSENIYLETDGSILNGIVCDLYK; this is encoded by the exons atGAGCAATAAA GTCGAGATAACCGGCGGCGACAAGATGGACGATGAAATTATGGCCGACTTTAGCCAGCGGTTCAACGAGATGCGCCTGCGGAGTCACCTGGTCGATTGCACCTTCAAAGTGAACGGCGGGGACAAGCTGTACAATTGCCACAAGCTGATCCTGGCCGCCGCCAGTCCGGTGTTTGAGGCCATGTTCTACGGGGCACTGGCCGAAAAGCAGACGGTCAAGATTGCCGACATTCGGCCGTGCGTGTTCGAGCGGATGCTGGACTTTATCTACGTGGGGACGGTGGACTTTGACGCGATTGTCAACATTGAGGAAACGCTTGAGCTGTACTATTGCGCCCAGAAGTACATGATCGACAGTTTGCACAAGCAGTGCGTCAATTACTTTGGCAACAACATCAAGCCGAACAACGTGCTGAAGATTCTGGACATCGCATACAGTATGAATTTGGAAGATATCATCTTCTCGTGTTTGTGCGTGCTGAAGCACTTTCTCTCGTCCGGCATGAGTCTCAGCAATATCATCCTGGAGAGTAGTCATCACTTGTCCAAAAGCTGCGTCGATTTAATCCTCGAAGACAACTACGAAGTGAAAGACAACATAATCTGCATGATTCGTGCCTGGTGCATCACCGAGTGCGAGCAGAATCGTCTCGAAATGTGCAGCGACAGTTTGAAGACCGTCCTCCAAGACATCGAGCTCCCAGATAAGCTCAAAGACACCATCGTGGACTGCAGCTTCACCAGCTTCCAGCCGATCACCACCGGCGATAAGTACAGCTGGACGCCGATCCAGCGAATCCACTACAAAGCCGTCCGGCCTCTCATCATCGGTGATGAGATGAGCTTCGAGGCGAGTCTCACCTGCAATCGCTTCATCGTACTCAAATCCCTCTCGGCCAACACCCGGCTAACGCCCCAACTACTCACCCTAGATCTTCAGCGTCGCGACACCTACACCGAAAACGTTACCGTTGAGATTTGCTCCAAGTTCAACAACAAGGTCGAAACGATCTATCAGGAGCAGCACCTGATCTGTGATGTACCCTTCAACACCAGCATGGAAGTCAAGCTAGAGCATCAAATTGTGCTCTTTCCGGACATTGCCTACCTGGTGCGCATCAAGTGGGGACCGGAAAGCCTCGGCTATGAGTACCCGCGCAGTATCCTGTCGTCGTACGGCAAGAGCAAAAACTTCCGGGTAAATTTTAGCGAGAACATCTATCTCGAAACCGATGGTAGCATTTTAAACGGAATCGTTTGCGATCTGTACAAGTAA